One region of Vitis vinifera cultivar Pinot Noir 40024 chromosome 1, ASM3070453v1 genomic DNA includes:
- the LOC100263593 gene encoding GTP cyclohydrolase 1 encodes MGVLDEGHVEVGFEQETLTIEEAVKVLLQGLGEDINREGLSKTPARVAKALREGTRGYRQKAKDIVQGALFPEAGLNNGIGHAGGVGGLVIVRDLDLFSYCESCLLPFQVKCHVGYVPSGQCVVGLSKLSRVADVFAKRLQDPQRLADDVCSALNHGIKPAGVAVVLQCLHIHFPNLELGFLDSTHQEWVTVSVCSGKGLFENAKATIWSDFLSLLKFRGINVEKTCTRDSTGPCWCPSQSSSALIPCKIETVHQMVTAVTSILRSLGEDPLRKGLVGTPNRYVTWLLNFEKTNKELKLDGYVCGKMDPFQPNCNEEEMHSELNLAFWSQCEHHLLPFHGVVHIGYFCTKGTNPIAKSILQSIVHFYGFKLQVQERITRQVAETVSSLLGGDVIVVVEASHSCMVSRGIEKLGSNTATMALLGRFSTDDTAKTMFLQRIQNTPTS; translated from the exons ATGGGCGTCTTGGACGAGGGGCACGTGGAGGTGGGATTTGAGCAAGAGACTCTAACCATTGAGGAGGCTGTTAAAGTGCTTTTGCAGGGTTTGGGTGAGGATATCAATAGGGAAGGCCTGAGCAAGACTCCTGCCCGTGTTGCCAAGGCCCTTCGTGAAGGAACTAGAG gTTACAGACAAAAGGCAAAGGACATTGTTCAAGGTGCCTTATTCCCTGAAGCTGGTTTGAATAATGGAATTGGTCATGCAGGAGGAGTGGGTGGGCTTGTGATTGTTCGGGATCTTGATCTCTTCTCATACTGCGAATCTTGTTTGCTTCCATTCCAGGTTAAGTGTCATGTGGGTTATGTCCCATCAGGGCAATGCGTTGTGGGCTTAAGCAAGCTTTCTCGGGTAGCTGATGTTTTTGCAAAACGACTCCAAGATCCACAGCGTCTTGCAGATGATGTGTGTTCTGCTTTGAACCATGGGATCAAGCCCGCAGGTGTTGCTGTTGTACTCCAGTGTTTACATATTCATTTCCCAAATTTAGAATTGGGCTTTCTTGATTCAACCCATCAAGAATGGGTAACAGTATCAGTTTGTTCTGGTAAAGGCCTTTTTGAAAATGCAAAGGCCACCATTTGGAGTGATTTTTTAAGTCTCCTGAAATTCCGAGGCATAAATGTGGAGAAAACCTGTACCAGAGATTCCACAGGTCCATGTTGGTGCCCATCCCAGTCTTCCTCTGCTTTGATTCCATGCAAGATAGAAACAGTCCACCAAATGGTTACTGCAGTAACTTCAATTCTGAGGTCTTTGGGTGAAGACCCATTAAGGAAAGGGCTGGTAGGAACCCCTAATCGTTATGTGACGTGGCTGCTGAACTTTGAGAAAACTAACAAGGAGCTGAAATTAGATGGCTATGTTTGTGGTAAAATGGATCCTTTTCAACCCAATTGCAACGAGGAAGAGATGCATTCTGAGCTGAACTTGGCATTCTGGTCTCAATGTGAGCATCATTTACTTCCCTTTCACGGTGTTGTGCATATAGGCTACTTCTGCACCAAAGGGACCAATCCCATTGCAAAATCCATTTTACAGTCAATAGTACATTTCTATGGCTTCAAGCTTCAGGTACAGGAAAGAATTACCAGGCAAGTTGCTGAGACTGTTTCATCTCTGTTAGGTGGGGATGTGATAGTGGTGGTGGAAGCTAGTCACTCTTGTATGGTATCCAGAGGAATTGAGAAGTTAGGAAGTAATACTGCTACAATGGCTCTGCTTGGCCGATTTTCAACTGACGATACTGCAAAGACCATGTTTTTGCAGAGAATTCAAAACACTCCAACTTCTTGA
- the LOC100852875 gene encoding pentatricopeptide repeat-containing protein At1g26460, mitochondrial-like yields MASQMAILSRARKTLLKTLNHHNNPFKASISTFTFLSLEAQLAEPSLPPPSPTPLPPNPASGSPLYKYFLWMDLYFIYIRMLQTGKESMADDESYELVVGMLFLTDQIDAALRYVDLTLKSGYMLSMRVFAECVRSCVNKGRLDALVSIIERCKTMDQNKALSPSWNIWIARGENARGHVLLSVDEGLVVSTLGTAGRTYSSTLVDASWAILRDHCRAFSTLHKFETAYRNSPKEAEEDIFSPFTSLHPLVMASSKKGFETLDTVGRFLKWELCHD; encoded by the exons ATGGCGTCCCAAATGGCGATCCTCTCCAGAGCCCGTAAAACCCTCCTCAAAACCCTAAACCACCACAACAATCCCTTTAAAGCTTCCATTTCCACCTTCACATTCCTCTCCCTGGAAGCCCAACTCGCCGAGCCCAGCCTTCCCCCGCCATCTCCCACTCCACTTCCTCCCAACCCCGCCTCAGGGAGCCCGCTCTACAAGTATTTTTTATGGATGGATCTTTACTTTATTTATATCAGGATGCTGCAGACAGGAAAAGAATCTATGGCTGATGATGAGTCATATGAATTGGTTGTTGGTATGCTGTTTTTGACAGACCAGATTGATGCTGCCTTGAGATATGTTGATTTGACTTTGAAATCTGGTTATATGTTGTCAATGAGGGTTTTTGCTGAGTGTGTGAGAAGTTGTGTTAACAAAGGCAGGCTGGATGCTTTGGTGTCTATTATAGAGAGGTGCAAG ACAATGGATCAAAATAAAGCTCTTTCTCCCTCCTGGAACAT ATGGATTGCTCGGGGTGAGAATGCAAGGGGTCATGTTCTACTCTCTGTGGATGAGGGGCTTGTTGTATCAACACTTGGAACTGCTGGTAGGACTTACAGTTCTACTCTTGTAGATGCATCATGGGCGATCCTACGAGATCATTGC AGAGCATTCAGCACTCTGCATAAGTTTGAAACCGCTTATAGGAACTCCCCCAAAGAAGCAGAAGAGGATATATTCTCACCTTTTACATCTTTACATCCTTTGGTAATGGCAAGCTCCAAGAAGGGTTTTGAAACTTTGGACACG